The Arachis hypogaea cultivar Tifrunner chromosome 14, arahy.Tifrunner.gnm2.J5K5, whole genome shotgun sequence genome has a segment encoding these proteins:
- the LOC112743116 gene encoding uncharacterized protein — protein sequence MFTGQRVKSFTVLRSINMITSTPYYAQANGQVEAANKILIGLIKKHIGNKPRTWHETLSQVLWAYRNSPKGSTGTSPYKLVYGHDAVLPLEINLNTLRVSKQNDLPVDDYWNAMFDELNELDSERSLALDNVIR from the coding sequence ATGTTTACTGGTCAGCGAGTGAAAAGTTTTACGGTTTTAAGGAGTATTAATATGATTACTTCGACTCCTTATTATGCACAGGCTAATGGACAGGTAGAAGCAGCAAATAAGATATTGATAGGTTTGATTAAAAAGCATATCGGGAATAAACCTCGAACATGGCATGAGACTTTAAGTCAAGTATTATGGGCTTATCGGAATTCACCAAAAGGTTCAACAGGGACTTCACCTTATAAATTGGTGTATGGCCATGATGCAGTGTTAccattagaaattaatttgaatactttAAGAGTGTCAAAACAGAATGATTTGCCAGTcgatgattattggaatgcaatGTTTGATGAGTTAAATGAGTTAGACTCGGAGCGAAGCTTAGCACTTGATAATGTAATTCGATAA